Proteins encoded in a region of the Mycoplasma mobile 163K genome:
- a CDS encoding glycosyltransferase: MKLNNKILVIIPFKDKEKYLISFIDYLKEHNELFDFIFIDNASSDRSQEILKLNKISFIDSSYRLSYTKALKIGLEYAKLSGYETIIEYGDFIKYKPISILKLISAFKNFKCDLILGHGINLKRKRIFQSQIFKFSNFLITGKWVKGIDSKIKIFNKKILNYVDTKPNYALRPDDVTFLILDKNNSVKTINILLEPKTSRKSFWKVLSNYNEAFIWVLFMFFVIPFRKKIKNEKDSKNEGDI, encoded by the coding sequence ATGAAACTTAATAACAAAATATTAGTTATCATTCCATTTAAAGATAAAGAAAAGTATTTAATTTCATTCATTGATTACTTAAAAGAACATAATGAGTTATTTGATTTTATTTTTATTGATAACGCAAGTTCTGATCGATCCCAAGAGATTTTGAAATTAAATAAAATTTCATTCATTGATTCTTCTTATAGATTGAGTTATACAAAAGCTTTAAAAATTGGACTAGAATACGCAAAACTATCAGGGTATGAAACAATTATTGAATATGGTGATTTTATAAAATATAAACCTATTTCAATTTTAAAATTAATTAGTGCTTTTAAAAACTTTAAATGCGATCTTATTTTAGGTCATGGTATAAATTTAAAAAGAAAAAGAATTTTTCAATCTCAAATTTTTAAATTTTCTAATTTTCTAATTACAGGAAAATGAGTTAAGGGAATTGATAGTAAAATCAAAATTTTTAACAAAAAGATATTAAACTATGTTGATACAAAACCCAATTATGCACTTAGACCAGATGATGTCACATTTCTAATTTTAGATAAAAATAATTCTGTAAAAACAATTAACATCTTATTAGAGCCAAAAACATCTAGAAAATCTTTTTGAAAAGTACTTTCAAATTATAATGAGGCTTTCATCTGAGTATTATTTATGTTTTTTGTGATACCTTTTAGAAAAAAAATTAAGAATGAAAAAGATTCTAAAAATGAAGGAGATATTTAA
- a CDS encoding RluA family pseudouridine synthase, whose product MNKKNFIVQENDTKRTIYKYLLRMLNTIPKSKLEKLFRNKDIKINGKRISSKTYVLQFNDEIEVFGIFDEDSIENFTRSKQKKQTTKTFDKKLEIIFENLDILIINKPNNLIMHSSKNSLDEQVLNYLNYVKIDSFVPTHIGRLDKETSGLVVYAKNYKTLIELLDKQSDFEKIYTFIPFCNLSEKDVLVTVNISEDEINKKMQISNEGKKSITRIFYDGNSQRYYAQILTGRKHQIRLVLADFLKCPILGERKYANLTKDKRLFLHSYKLTFHNLNEPLEYLNEKVFKAKIPWEAE is encoded by the coding sequence ATGAATAAAAAAAATTTTATTGTTCAAGAAAATGATACAAAAAGAACTATTTATAAATATCTTTTGAGAATGTTAAATACAATTCCAAAATCTAAACTTGAAAAACTTTTTAGAAATAAAGATATTAAAATTAATGGCAAAAGAATTTCTTCAAAAACTTATGTTCTTCAATTTAATGATGAAATTGAAGTTTTTGGTATTTTTGATGAAGACAGTATTGAAAATTTTACAAGATCTAAACAAAAAAAACAAACAACAAAAACTTTTGATAAAAAATTGGAGATAATTTTTGAAAATTTAGATATTTTGATTATAAATAAACCAAATAATTTAATTATGCATAGTTCAAAAAATTCATTAGATGAACAAGTTTTAAATTATTTGAATTATGTCAAAATAGATTCATTTGTACCGACCCATATTGGAAGATTAGATAAAGAAACATCTGGTTTAGTTGTTTATGCAAAAAATTATAAAACTCTAATTGAATTATTAGATAAACAAAGTGATTTTGAAAAAATTTATACATTCATACCTTTTTGCAATTTATCTGAAAAGGATGTTTTAGTAACGGTAAATATTTCAGAAGATGAAATTAATAAAAAAATGCAAATTTCAAATGAAGGGAAAAAATCAATTACAAGGATTTTTTATGATGGTAATTCTCAAAGATATTATGCTCAAATTTTAACAGGTAGAAAACATCAAATTAGATTAGTTTTAGCTGATTTTTTAAAATGTCCTATTCTTGGAGAAAGAAAATATGCTAATTTAACAAAAGACAAACGCTTATTTCTTCATTCATATAAATTAACTTTTCACAATTTAAATGAACCATTAGAATATTTAAATGAAAAAGTTTTCAAAGCTAAAATTCCTTGAGAAGCAGAATAG
- the scpB gene encoding SMC-Scp complex subunit ScpB, whose amino-acid sequence MNNKIIEALIYIQGEEGLSSEQLQKVLKSESISSARALLKVFKEKWNNEQHGIKVEEFNDVYKFATIKDVKDYVSELVTIIKKQRLSNAAIEVAGIVAYKQPISKSQINKIRGVASEIVVNTLLIKGIIEEVGIAQTPGNPILYGVTAKFYDYFKIKSLHELPNLKEFDDTGEYESIEDFDLYSSQREDQDE is encoded by the coding sequence ATGAACAATAAAATAATTGAAGCCTTAATTTATATTCAAGGTGAAGAAGGTTTAAGTAGTGAGCAATTACAAAAAGTCCTTAAATCTGAAAGCATTTCTTCTGCAAGAGCTTTGCTAAAAGTTTTTAAAGAAAAATGGAATAATGAACAACATGGAATTAAAGTTGAGGAATTCAATGATGTATACAAATTTGCAACTATCAAAGATGTTAAAGATTATGTTAGTGAATTAGTAACTATTATTAAAAAACAAAGACTTTCAAATGCAGCAATTGAAGTAGCAGGAATAGTCGCTTACAAACAACCTATTTCAAAATCACAAATTAACAAAATTAGAGGAGTAGCTTCAGAAATTGTTGTTAACACACTTTTAATCAAAGGAATTATCGAAGAAGTAGGAATTGCTCAAACTCCAGGAAATCCCATCTTATATGGTGTTACAGCAAAGTTCTATGACTATTTCAAAATTAAATCTTTACATGAACTTCCGAATTTAAAAGAATTTGATGACACAGGAGAATATGAATCAATTGAAGATTTTGATTTATATTCTTCACAACGTGAAGATCAAGATGAATAA
- a CDS encoding segregation/condensation protein A, with amino-acid sequence MNKFEFNLENFDGPLDLLLSLVKDKKADLFTIDLADLATQYLEIINHLEDSNVDVASEYLVMAATLIHIKAKMLLLNPEEEDEEIKEDKEMLLKQLIEYQQFKEVAKKLRQQESIRSEIFIKDPSNYDEYYRETDETLLDGRSNSLSLMNTLRKMFERVHAENLRQTKIEAVHVNPEQRIKEIRDLFDEFGEEVDFAKIFNVPTITHFVITFLVLLDLARKQEIKLIQDKEFGEIRIIKIKGVENEQ; translated from the coding sequence ATGAATAAATTTGAATTTAATTTAGAAAATTTTGATGGTCCACTTGACTTACTTTTAAGTTTAGTTAAGGATAAAAAAGCTGATTTATTTACAATCGATTTAGCAGATCTTGCTACACAATATTTGGAAATAATTAATCATTTAGAAGATTCTAATGTTGATGTCGCAAGTGAATATTTAGTTATGGCAGCTACATTAATTCATATCAAAGCAAAAATGTTGCTGTTAAATCCTGAAGAAGAAGATGAAGAAATTAAAGAAGATAAGGAAATGTTGTTAAAGCAACTTATTGAATATCAACAGTTTAAAGAAGTTGCTAAAAAACTAAGACAACAAGAATCAATTAGGAGTGAAATTTTCATTAAAGATCCTTCTAATTATGATGAATATTATAGAGAAACTGATGAAACACTTTTAGACGGTAGATCAAATTCTTTATCTCTTATGAATACACTTAGAAAAATGTTTGAAAGAGTTCATGCAGAGAATCTAAGGCAAACAAAAATTGAAGCAGTGCATGTAAATCCAGAGCAAAGAATTAAAGAAATAAGAGATCTTTTTGATGAATTTGGTGAAGAAGTAGACTTTGCAAAAATTTTTAATGTACCAACTATTACGCATTTTGTTATTACATTTTTAGTTTTATTAGACTTAGCAAGAAAACAAGAAATTAAATTAATTCAAGATAAAGAATTTGGTGAAATTAGAATTATCAAAATTAAAGGAGTAGAAAATGAACAATAA
- a CDS encoding lysophospholipid acyltransferase family protein gives MKVKTKLFLKSSIWVWKRFWIIRNSKKHVKDKTKISLQYRNDYLLKKAEALLRDFNIKVQVFGYENIVDKGNTLIVSNHADNIDGFAMIVALKKTNQDKNINNRIPTFLVKAELKADKFSRSILDWIDSFYIDRDSPRQSANAINDLIEYSKKHRTYPVVFPSGTRSKDDTIGTFKSASFKIAKKGFFNILPVTINNSLNGFNWNKTETQVIEVHFHKPIKANEIANLDTEAISNRVYKIIESKFKKPEITEEIKKYWEKEQSSVLKYKEKLAKINEKEKTKKEAQLIKEEKLIKKLTEKEKAQAIKEKTKDDAFKVKMIEKDKKAKEKALDREKGKNE, from the coding sequence ATGAAAGTCAAAACTAAATTGTTTCTAAAAAGCTCAATTTGAGTTTGAAAAAGATTTTGAATAATTAGAAATAGTAAAAAGCATGTAAAAGATAAAACTAAAATTTCTTTACAATATAGAAATGATTATTTGCTTAAAAAAGCTGAAGCTCTTTTAAGAGATTTCAATATTAAAGTTCAAGTTTTTGGTTATGAAAATATTGTGGATAAAGGGAACACTTTAATTGTTTCTAATCATGCTGATAATATTGATGGATTTGCAATGATTGTAGCTTTGAAAAAAACGAATCAAGATAAGAATATCAATAATAGAATTCCTACTTTTTTAGTAAAAGCAGAATTAAAAGCAGATAAATTCTCAAGAAGTATTTTAGATTGAATTGATTCTTTTTATATTGATAGAGATAGTCCAAGGCAATCAGCAAATGCAATTAATGATTTAATTGAATATTCAAAAAAACATAGAACTTATCCAGTGGTTTTTCCATCCGGAACAAGATCTAAAGATGATACAATCGGAACTTTTAAATCAGCCTCTTTTAAAATTGCAAAAAAAGGATTTTTTAATATTTTGCCTGTTACAATTAATAATTCACTAAATGGTTTTAATTGAAACAAAACAGAAACACAAGTAATTGAAGTTCATTTCCATAAACCTATTAAGGCAAATGAAATTGCAAATTTAGATACTGAAGCAATTTCCAACCGAGTGTATAAAATAATTGAATCAAAATTTAAAAAACCTGAAATCACAGAAGAAATCAAAAAGTATTGAGAAAAAGAACAATCTTCAGTTTTAAAGTACAAAGAAAAATTAGCAAAAATTAACGAAAAAGAAAAAACAAAAAAAGAAGCACAATTAATTAAAGAAGAAAAACTTATTAAAAAATTAACAGAAAAAGAAAAAGCCCAAGCTATAAAAGAAAAAACAAAAGATGATGCCTTTAAGGTAAAAATGATTGAAAAAGATAAAAAAGCAAAAGAAAAAGCATTAGATAGAGAAAAAGGTAAGAATGAATAA
- a CDS encoding 4'-phosphopantetheinyl transferase superfamily protein has product MIGVDLTKISRFKNKSEKFAKRILSHEEFEKWEINKDHSFLATRWAIKEAIYKADNNFFEFSKINVKKDNYYWFQNFYISVSHEGDLIIAFVIKKEKNESQN; this is encoded by the coding sequence ATGATTGGTGTGGATTTAACAAAGATCAGTAGATTTAAAAACAAAAGTGAAAAATTTGCCAAAAGAATTCTGTCACATGAAGAATTTGAAAAATGGGAAATAAATAAAGATCATAGTTTTTTAGCAACAAGATGAGCAATAAAAGAAGCTATTTATAAGGCTGATAATAATTTTTTTGAATTTAGTAAAATAAATGTAAAAAAAGATAATTATTATTGATTCCAAAATTTTTATATTTCAGTTTCACATGAAGGCGATTTAATAATAGCATTTGTAATTAAAAAGGAGAAAAATGAAAGTCAAAACTAA
- the recU gene encoding Holliday junction resolvase RecU — MNNIETITYKNRGMLLESIINKSINFFYNNNIALIHKKEIPLKILKVNKANDVKAILNSKSTVDYYGLVKGRFICFEAKSTNENFIYFQNIKNHQHQYLIEAERFGGFSFYIFYFKNHQKFYFLRANKLDFLKSNKISLEEVNKKGIELSLNYPGVLNFLDFID, encoded by the coding sequence ATGAACAACATTGAAACTATCACATACAAAAATAGAGGAATGCTTTTAGAAAGTATAATCAATAAGAGTATTAATTTTTTTTACAATAATAATATTGCCTTAATTCACAAAAAGGAAATTCCTTTGAAGATTCTTAAAGTCAATAAAGCAAATGATGTTAAAGCAATTTTAAATTCAAAAAGTACTGTAGATTATTATGGTTTAGTAAAAGGAAGATTTATTTGTTTTGAAGCAAAAAGCACAAATGAAAATTTTATTTATTTTCAAAATATTAAAAATCATCAACATCAATATTTAATTGAAGCAGAAAGATTTGGGGGATTTTCCTTCTATATTTTTTATTTTAAAAATCATCAAAAATTTTATTTTTTAAGAGCAAATAAATTAGATTTTCTTAAATCTAATAAAATTTCACTTGAAGAGGTGAATAAAAAAGGGATAGAACTTTCGTTAAACTATCCCGGTGTATTAAATTTTTTGGATTTTATTGATTAA
- a CDS encoding HU family DNA-binding protein, giving the protein MEKQIITKKDLIATIAENQNKSKKEVEEIVNAFLEEISSELVADKKINLSSFGIFEISERAARSGINPKTSEIIQIKATKSVKFKVSKSLKDQVNF; this is encoded by the coding sequence ATGGAAAAACAAATAATCACAAAAAAAGATCTTATTGCAACAATTGCTGAAAATCAAAATAAAAGCAAAAAAGAGGTTGAAGAAATTGTAAATGCATTTTTAGAAGAAATAAGTTCAGAACTTGTAGCTGATAAAAAAATTAACTTATCAAGTTTTGGTATCTTTGAAATATCAGAAAGAGCAGCCAGATCAGGAATTAATCCTAAAACAAGTGAAATAATTCAAATCAAAGCAACAAAATCTGTAAAATTTAAAGTGTCAAAATCACTAAAAGATCAAGTTAATTTTTAA
- a CDS encoding NAD(P)H-dependent glycerol-3-phosphate dehydrogenase produces the protein MNKTNKISIIGSGAMATAMAKVLYDSGNTNIFIYGIDEKELEDLKIGKNAKYFSTDIKLPSFNTTKDLKIALDKTDYIVLAIPSIFIQATFLEILKLLNSKVLVISVSKGFYPNSFLSIHEGLSKDSKSNEFVRGVVTVTGPSFAEEIIKEQLTTICAVDSNIKNAQEVQKLFSNKYFKLYVQSDVIGAEVGASFKNVLAIFSGIANQQGYGINTLASILSRGLKEMKLYNDKVGGKLSTLLGLTGVGDLILTATSPLSRNFSFGKEFVINKSKALETVKTVEGLKALENIYRSNKKYGLDLPIISSLYELIFENISLEEFKEKIWNRTLKSEFE, from the coding sequence GTGAATAAAACAAATAAAATATCAATTATAGGATCTGGAGCAATGGCAACCGCAATGGCAAAAGTCTTATATGATTCAGGTAATACAAATATTTTCATCTATGGGATAGATGAAAAGGAATTAGAAGATTTAAAAATCGGGAAAAATGCAAAATATTTTTCTACAGATATAAAATTACCTTCTTTTAATACAACTAAAGATTTAAAAATAGCTTTGGATAAAACAGATTATATTGTTTTAGCAATTCCTTCGATTTTTATTCAAGCTACTTTTTTGGAAATTTTAAAACTCTTAAATTCAAAAGTACTTGTAATATCTGTTTCAAAAGGATTTTATCCTAATTCATTTTTATCTATTCATGAAGGTTTATCTAAAGATTCAAAGTCCAATGAATTTGTAAGAGGTGTTGTTACTGTTACTGGTCCTAGTTTTGCAGAAGAAATTATAAAAGAACAATTAACAACAATTTGTGCTGTTGATTCAAACATCAAAAATGCTCAAGAAGTTCAAAAACTTTTTTCAAATAAATATTTCAAACTATATGTTCAATCTGATGTAATCGGAGCTGAAGTAGGAGCTTCATTTAAAAATGTTTTAGCAATTTTTTCTGGAATTGCAAATCAACAAGGTTACGGAATCAACACTCTTGCTTCTATTTTATCAAGAGGGTTAAAAGAAATGAAACTGTATAATGACAAAGTAGGTGGAAAACTATCAACACTTTTAGGGCTAACAGGTGTTGGTGATTTGATTCTTACTGCAACAAGCCCTTTAAGTAGAAACTTCTCTTTTGGTAAGGAATTTGTTATAAATAAATCTAAAGCTTTAGAAACAGTAAAAACTGTTGAAGGTTTAAAAGCATTAGAAAATATTTATAGATCAAATAAAAAATATGGATTAGATTTACCTATTATTTCAAGTTTATATGAATTAATTTTTGAAAATATTTCACTAGAAGAATTCAAAGAAAAAATTTGAAATAGAACATTAAAATCAGAATTTGAGTAA
- the der gene encoding ribosome biogenesis GTPase Der, which produces MSKLIAIVGKPNVGKSTIFNRIIGKRQAVVADIPGVTRDRLYEKATWDGKTFEVVDTGGIQIEDVPFQKQIKIQAMIAIEEADVIIFVVEGRSELSKDDYLIVDILRKSNKQIFFVANKLEDNHEFDHSLYKLGFDKIFKISALHGEGIGDLLEACTKTFPKDENIEDKDFKIAIIGKPNAGKSSLLNTILDEERSIVSPIPGTTHDPISESFYYKDEKLKIIDTAGIIKKSRMADDIDFYILNRAFKTIEESNLVLLILDASLGSTHFDATIAGTSFEQNKPIIIVVNKWDLIEKNEKTMEEFTKKIRAQFHFLFWAPIVFISALEGLRINTLLDKVLLVKANSERVLNNNVLNDILLQTQAIQPAPTHKGGKLQIKYIRQIKGNTPTFLFFVNNKRFLHFSYLRFIQNQLRQHFSFEGVPIVTLFRDKFD; this is translated from the coding sequence ATGAGTAAATTAATTGCCATTGTTGGAAAACCAAATGTGGGAAAAAGCACAATTTTTAATAGAATAATTGGAAAAAGACAAGCTGTTGTTGCAGATATACCAGGTGTAACAAGAGATAGATTATATGAAAAAGCTACTTGAGATGGAAAAACTTTTGAAGTTGTTGATACAGGTGGGATCCAAATAGAAGATGTGCCTTTTCAAAAACAAATTAAAATTCAAGCAATGATTGCAATTGAAGAAGCTGATGTAATTATTTTTGTTGTAGAAGGAAGATCTGAATTAAGTAAAGATGATTATTTAATTGTTGATATTTTAAGAAAATCAAATAAGCAAATATTTTTTGTTGCAAATAAATTAGAAGACAATCATGAATTTGATCATTCCTTATATAAACTTGGCTTTGATAAAATCTTTAAAATTAGTGCCTTACATGGAGAAGGTATTGGAGACTTACTAGAAGCATGTACAAAAACCTTTCCTAAAGATGAAAATATTGAAGATAAAGATTTTAAAATTGCAATTATTGGGAAACCAAATGCAGGAAAAAGCTCTCTTTTAAATACAATTCTTGATGAAGAAAGAAGTATTGTATCTCCAATTCCAGGAACAACACATGATCCAATTAGTGAATCATTTTATTATAAAGATGAAAAATTGAAAATTATTGATACAGCTGGAATTATAAAAAAATCAAGAATGGCAGATGATATTGATTTTTATATTTTGAATAGAGCCTTCAAAACAATTGAAGAATCAAATCTTGTTTTATTAATATTAGATGCCTCTTTAGGGTCAACACATTTTGATGCAACAATAGCAGGAACTTCTTTTGAGCAAAATAAGCCAATAATTATTGTTGTAAATAAATGAGATTTAATTGAAAAAAATGAAAAAACAATGGAAGAATTTACTAAAAAAATTCGAGCTCAATTTCACTTTTTGTTTTGAGCACCAATTGTTTTTATTTCAGCTTTAGAAGGTTTAAGAATTAATACACTTTTAGATAAAGTTTTATTAGTAAAAGCTAATTCCGAAAGAGTATTAAATAATAATGTGCTTAATGATATTCTTTTACAAACTCAAGCAATTCAGCCAGCTCCAACACATAAAGGAGGGAAACTTCAAATTAAATATATAAGACAAATAAAAGGGAACACACCTACTTTTCTTTTTTTTGTAAATAATAAAAGATTTCTTCATTTTAGCTATTTAAGATTTATTCAAAATCAGCTTAGACAACATTTTTCATTTGAAGGAGTACCAATAGTAACTTTATTTAGAGATAAATTTGATTAA
- the cmk gene encoding (d)CMP kinase yields MANTKKGIVKKIPTYFENKNENNQEFTNIINLVLNQYDNSNNLKLLGILTKSPKISESLSTYLKSNSFFSPLKEEKIKTVNLYDSKKIDFHIQEIKKNIETNYEDKTESFIKKLSSNKYIDDFISKWEEQENSKNINKNDIVKVSVQKIELVEDANLSSKSPTKINIAIDGPSGVGKSSISKLLSKKLNYTFIGTGKMYRAYALNVMENGINFENNPNVEDQVANLWSDDMIEYFSEDEILLNKKNVASFLNDNEIAKIASKIAKLQKIRSLLVEYQQKLAAKKGIIMEGRDITFKVLPNAELKIFLTASKEVRAKRRFDELKNTNSTITYTKILSEMEDRDYVDSTREIDPLQKTEDSIEIDTSSMTIEEVVQKIYDLAKVKEEELKNE; encoded by the coding sequence ATGGCAAATACAAAAAAAGGTATAGTAAAAAAAATACCTACTTATTTTGAAAATAAAAATGAAAATAATCAAGAATTCACAAACATTATTAATTTAGTTTTAAATCAATATGACAATTCTAATAATTTAAAACTTTTAGGAATTCTAACAAAAAGTCCTAAAATATCAGAATCACTTTCAACATATTTAAAATCCAATTCTTTTTTTAGTCCTTTAAAAGAGGAAAAAATAAAAACTGTAAATTTATATGATTCTAAAAAAATCGATTTTCATATTCAAGAAATTAAAAAAAATATTGAAACTAATTATGAAGATAAGACCGAATCTTTCATCAAAAAATTATCTTCTAATAAATATATTGATGATTTTATTTCGAAATGAGAAGAGCAAGAAAATTCAAAAAATATAAATAAAAATGACATTGTAAAAGTGTCTGTTCAAAAAATTGAACTTGTTGAAGATGCAAATCTATCTTCAAAATCGCCAACAAAAATTAATATTGCAATTGATGGTCCTTCTGGAGTTGGAAAATCTTCTATTTCAAAACTTTTATCAAAAAAATTAAATTATACTTTCATTGGCACAGGAAAAATGTATCGTGCTTATGCTTTAAATGTCATGGAAAATGGAATTAATTTTGAAAATAATCCAAATGTTGAAGATCAAGTGGCTAATCTTTGGTCTGATGATATGATAGAATATTTTAGTGAAGATGAAATTCTTTTAAATAAAAAAAATGTTGCATCATTTTTAAATGACAATGAAATAGCTAAAATTGCTTCTAAAATTGCAAAGTTACAGAAAATTAGATCTCTTCTTGTTGAATATCAACAAAAATTAGCTGCAAAAAAAGGTATTATTATGGAAGGTAGAGATATTACTTTTAAAGTTTTACCTAATGCTGAGTTGAAAATTTTTCTTACAGCAAGTAAAGAAGTAAGAGCTAAAAGAAGATTTGATGAATTAAAAAACACTAATTCCACAATAACTTATACAAAAATTTTATCCGAAATGGAAGATCGAGATTATGTTGATTCAACTAGAGAAATTGATCCATTACAAAAAACAGAAGATTCAATAGAAATTGATACCTCTAGTATGACAATAGAAGAAGTTGTCCAAAAAATTTATGATTTGGCAAAAGTCAAAGAAGAGGAATTGAAAAATGAGTAA
- the dnaJ gene encoding molecular chaperone DnaJ, translating into MKKDYYEILGLTKSASKDEIKKAYRTLAKTYHPDVNKETNAEEKFKEITEAYEILNDDVKREQYNQFGHAAFDPNAGGFGGQNPFTNAEGFSGFSDFSGFGSIFTDFFGGFGNSQRANPNRAQRGEDRHAVIKISFIDSVLGKEIVEPLEKFETCNTCNGSGAKSQSDIITCTQCSGMGEQIKITKTFLGQMQQNVICSKCNGIGKEIVEKCLICKGKTHTKTTKNITIKIPAGIQNGQTLRVENYGNAGLNGGSNGNLILSIKVSPHKHFVRKNNDIILRLPVSIKSVIGSEKVEVPTPYGFEIIKIDPNIKTGDELIIKNKGIITKYESGKMIVIFEIFIPKLTSFEKKEISTILEKNADKFYEKWIKEFE; encoded by the coding sequence ATGAAAAAAGATTATTATGAAATTTTAGGTCTTACTAAGAGTGCCTCAAAAGATGAAATTAAAAAAGCTTATAGAACTTTAGCAAAAACATATCACCCAGATGTTAATAAAGAAACAAATGCTGAAGAAAAATTTAAAGAAATTACAGAAGCATATGAAATTTTAAATGATGATGTCAAAAGAGAGCAGTATAATCAATTTGGTCATGCTGCATTTGATCCTAATGCTGGAGGATTTGGTGGTCAAAATCCATTTACAAATGCTGAAGGATTTTCTGGATTTTCTGACTTTAGTGGTTTTGGAAGCATTTTTACTGATTTTTTTGGAGGATTTGGAAACTCGCAAAGGGCTAATCCTAATAGGGCCCAAAGAGGAGAAGATCGTCATGCTGTAATAAAAATTTCTTTTATTGATTCTGTTTTAGGAAAAGAAATTGTTGAACCATTAGAAAAATTTGAAACATGTAATACATGTAATGGATCAGGAGCAAAGTCTCAAAGCGATATAATAACCTGTACTCAATGTAGTGGAATGGGTGAACAAATAAAAATTACCAAAACTTTTTTGGGGCAAATGCAACAAAATGTTATTTGTTCAAAATGTAATGGAATAGGAAAAGAAATTGTTGAGAAGTGTTTAATTTGTAAAGGTAAAACACACACAAAAACTACAAAAAACATTACAATAAAAATTCCTGCTGGAATTCAAAATGGACAAACTTTAAGAGTTGAAAATTATGGTAATGCAGGACTAAATGGTGGTTCAAATGGAAATTTAATTCTTTCTATTAAAGTTTCTCCACATAAACATTTTGTTAGAAAAAATAATGATATTATTTTAAGGCTTCCAGTTTCAATTAAAAGTGTTATAGGATCAGAAAAAGTTGAAGTTCCAACACCATATGGATTTGAAATTATAAAAATTGACCCTAATATAAAAACAGGTGATGAATTAATAATAAAAAATAAAGGAATTATTACAAAGTACGAAAGTGGGAAGATGATTGTCATCTTTGAAATATTCATTCCTAAACTAACTTCTTTTGAAAAAAAAGAAATTAGCACAATTTTAGAAAAAAATGCTGACAAATTTTATGAAAAATGAATAAAAGAATTTGAATAA
- a CDS encoding MMOB4860 family gliding machinery internal complex protein produces the protein MNKKYDPYNQNSFYNGNVNGLQNTQTHQFGYPQQNTQAFYPQAPQPVRPQPQQINFRQQLPVAYPVSYQDQNQTSTQAFFSRHNYVPAQNLSQTQQFYNVPVREKTKLEEKLDALEKMFNDRLINAEEYYERRKKWIYNELDNLLK, from the coding sequence ATGAACAAAAAATATGATCCATACAATCAAAATTCATTTTATAATGGAAATGTTAATGGGCTACAAAATACTCAAACACATCAATTTGGTTATCCACAACAAAACACACAAGCTTTTTACCCACAAGCCCCACAACCTGTAAGACCACAGCCACAACAAATTAATTTTAGACAACAATTACCAGTTGCTTACCCAGTGTCTTACCAAGATCAAAATCAGACATCAACTCAAGCATTTTTTAGCAGACATAATTATGTTCCAGCTCAAAATTTATCACAAACACAACAATTTTATAATGTTCCTGTAAGAGAAAAAACAAAACTTGAAGAAAAATTAGATGCTTTAGAAAAAATGTTTAATGATCGTTTAATTAATGCTGAAGAGTATTATGAAAGACGTAAAAAATGAATTTACAATGAATTAGATAACTTACTAAAATAA